A single Anopheles arabiensis isolate DONGOLA chromosome 2, AaraD3, whole genome shotgun sequence DNA region contains:
- the LOC120896177 gene encoding splicing factor 3B subunit 4: MAAGPIAERNQDATIYVGGLDDKVTETLLWELFVQSGPVVNVHMPKDRVTQMHQGYGFVEFLGEEDADYAIKIMNMIKLYGKPIRVNKASAHQKSLDVGANIFIGNLDLEVDEKLLYDTFSAFGVILQTPKIMRDPETGNSKGFAFINFASFEASDAAMDAMNGQYLCNRPISVSYAFKKDSKGERHGSAAERLLAAQNPLSHADRPHQLFADAPAPPSMHPGMMGHPMMPPPLLAPPPPPTNPVIPQPPIMPPPQAPSGYGGPGAIPPPPLPPPLGVQPQPPLPAAPMGIPPPPRMIPPPPWQQPGAPAPPAPVGAPPPAPSAPFPPPPPSFPPAGSAAGGQFPPPPPAPSTPRPPPPGGVRPPQPPPPQMAGFPPRPPPGGGFPPQPRLPPPPPSTNYTTDGYGAY; this comes from the exons atGGCGGCCGGTCCGATAGCAGAAAGAAATCAAG ATGCAACGATTTACGTTGGTGGACTGGACGATAAGGTTACGGAGACGCTGCTTTGGGAACTGTTCGTCCAGAGCGGACCCGTGGTGAACGTGCACATGCCGAAGGATCGTGTCACACAGATGCACCAGGGTTACGGGTTCGTCGAGTTTCTGGGCGAGGAAGACGCCGACTATGCGATCAAAATCATGAACATGATCAAGCTGTACGGCAAACCGATCCGTGTGAACAAGGCTTCCGCCCACCAGAAGAGCCTGGATGTGGGGGCGAACATTTTCATCGGCAACCTGGATCTGGAGGTGGACGAGAAGCTGCTGTACGACACGTTCTCCGCCTTCGGAGTGATCCTGCAGACGCCAAAGATTATGCGCGATCCGGAGACGGGCAACTCGAAGGGATTTGCTTTCATAAACTTCGCCAGCTTCGAAGCGTCGGATGCGGCCATGGATGCCATGAACGGACAGTACCTTTGCAATCGCCCCATATCGGTTTCGTACGCGTTCAAGAAGGATTCGAAAGGCGAACGGCACGGATCGGCCGCAGAGCGCTTGCTGGCGGCACAGAACCCGCTGTCGCACGCGGACCGACCGCATCAGCTGTTTGCCGATGCTCCCGCCCCGCCCTCGATGCATCCGGGTATGATGGGTCATCCGATGATGCCACCGCCACTGCtggcaccaccgccgccacccaCGAATCCGGTAATACCGCAACCGCCCATCATGCCGCCACCGCAAGCTCCCAGCGGATACGGTGGCCCAGGAGCAATCCCTCCGCCCCCGTTGCCACCGCCACTCGGCGTTCAACCGCAACCTCCACTGCCAGCTGCCCCGATGGGCATTCCGCCGCCACCACGCATGATTCCGCCACCGCCGTGGCAACAACCGGGCGCCCCGGCACCTCCCGCCCCCGTCGGCGCTCCTCCACCAGCTCCATCGGCACCAtttccaccgccgccgccatcgTTTCCTCCCGCGGGCAGCGCCGCTGGTGGACagtttccaccaccaccgcccgcaCCCAGCACGCCTCGGCCACCTCCTCCGGGTGGGGTAAGGCCACCgcaaccgccaccaccacaaaTGGCCGGTTTTCCGCCAAGACCCCCGCCAGGGGGTGGATTCCCGCCCCAGCCGAgactaccaccgccaccaccctCGACCAACTACACAACGGACGGTTACGGAGCGTACTGA
- the LOC120898809 gene encoding ATP-dependent DNA helicase DDX11 — translation MASFKPEKQLHPPEKGSDFAFPFLPYDIQLDFMKTLYTVIHSGGIGIFESPTGTGKSLSLTCGTLTWLKDYVRLMEAELQEKIARLRAEIARLEKENESSSDWISGQYSAMGQRKELDVLNHFKQSIEEYKKHLLRMKDRAALHKIRLEKIRPKDDTLREAEPLQQDVTIDEDEFLLPEDSDGSDEEPEADRENDEERYRPVQVIFCSRTHSQLSQVVSEVKETEHSKDLRLMSLASRQSLCINADVRKLKSSTLINERCLELLNKGGKSKTSAGDEGDDGRSVKKRRKLTQSCPYYNQRAIEGLKNGILFEVPDIEDLVKAGKREQACPYYASRAAIPDAQVLMVPYQLILHRRTRQQSGIRLQDAILIIDEAHNLLDTISAIHSQEVRLEQLRLAKVHLSAYKARYFSRFSTKNLLRINQLIFIATRLGKVLFPEGSSTNRSRMLETQELLLEADIFNLNLSDILSFCERSRIAQKVHGFAQSAAPELLEQNAQSIRSKVGTTSKGSTSELKSLLKNLEEDYKNKSQKKKAGRPASKQAVEPAPVSNQENDQQLQSKPSVTNAIRPLINFLECLVEDASGGSGDSRVMISFDEKDPSQAIMKYLLLNPGGKFEDIVQSCRSVVLAGGTMQPTEELTEQVFRNCRERVTIKSYPHVVPKDAVLPIALGRGPTGKEFLFNYNNKHNVEMLDELQSTLLNIGQVVPHGVVVFFSSYDFLDLFTRKLEESGNRARLEERKKVFREPKTSGQVEKTLSEYGRAARSATGAILFSVVGGKLSEGLNFSDQLGRCVVVVGLPYPNRTSPELCERMRYLDRSLAGATSGASSAGNEYYENLCMKAVNQCIGRAVRHIRDYAAVILLDTRYCTGERIRRKLPVWISERMECAERYGQAHGKLVKFFRDHKAKHVEETQ, via the exons ATGGCATCGTTCAAGCCAGAAAAGCAGCTACATCCACCGGAGAAAGGGTCAGATTTTGCATTTCCCTTTCTGCCGTACGATATTCAGTTAGATTTTATGAAGACACTCTACACGGTGATACACAGCGGAGGTATCGGAATCTTCGAAAGCCCTACTGGAACCGGAAAATCGTTAAGTTTAACCTGTGGCACCCTTACCTGGCTGAAAGATTATGTTCGACTGATGGAAGCGGAGCTGCAGGAAAAGATTGCACGGTTGCGAGCAGAAATAGCCCGGCTGGAGAAGGAGAACGAAAGCTCCAGCGATTGGATCTCGGGACAGTACAGCGCAATGGGCCAACGAAAGGAGTTGGATGTGCTGAATCATTTCAAGCAATCGATTGAAGAGTATAAGAAGCATCTGCTGCGGATGAAGGATCGTGCGGCGTTGCACAAGATTCGGTTGGAGAAGATTCGCCCCAAGGATGACACGTTGAGGGAAGCTGAACCGCTCCAGCAGGATGTCACAATCGATGAGGACGAGTTTTTGCTCCCGGAAGACAGTGACGGCAGCGATGAAGAACCCGAAGCCGATCGTGAGAATGATGAGGAGCGATACCGTCCAGTGCAGGTGATATTTTGCAGTCGTACACATTCGCAGCTCTCGCAGGTTGTTAGCGAAGTGAAGGAAACGGAACATTCCAAGGATCTTCGACTGATGTCGCTCGCCTCACGCCAAAGTCTTTGCATCAATGCGGACGTACGCAAGCTAAAGTCGAGTACGCTGATCAACGAGCGGTGTCTGGAGTTGCTAAACAAAGGAGGAAAGAGTAAAACAAGTGCCGGCGACGAAGGAGACGACGGGCGAAGTGTCAAGAAACGAAGAAAGCTTACCCAATCGTGCCCCTACTACAATCAGCGTGCAATAGAAGGATTGAAAAATGGCATCCTATTCGAAGTGCCCGACATCGAGGATCTGGTAAAGGCAGGAAAGCGCGAACAAGCGTGTCCTTATTACGCCTCCCGCGCCGCTATTCCCGATGCACAGGTGCTGATGGTTCCCTACCAGCTGATCTTGCACCGGCGCACACGGCAACAGTCCGGCATTCGTCTGCAGGATGCGATCTTGATCATCGACGAGGCACACAACCTGCTGGACACGATTTCAGCCATACACAGTCAGGAAGTGCGGCTGGAGCAGCTGCGACTGGCAAAGGTGCACCTTTCCGCCTACAAAGCTCGGTACTTCTCGCGCTTCTCCACGAAAAACCTGCTTCGCATCAATCAGCTCATCTTCATTGCCACTCGGCTGGGGAAAGTGTTATTCCCAGAAGGGAGCAGCACCAATCGATCTCGCATGCTCGAAACACAGGAGCTGTTACTTGAGGCGGATATATTTAATTTGAACTTATCGGACATACTTTCGTTCTGCGAGCGATCGCGCATTGCGCAGAAGGTGCACGGGTTCGCTCAGAGCGCAGCGCCGGAACTGCTGGAACAGAATGCGCAATCCATCCGGTCGAAGGTCGGCACGACATCGAAAGGATCAACGAGTGAGCTGAAATCACTTCTGAAAAACCTCGAAGAAgactacaaaaacaaatcacagaagaagaaagcagGCCGACCAGCGTCCAAGCAGGCTGTGGAGCCTGCTCCTGTTAGCAACCAGGAAAACGATCAACAGTTGCAAAGCAAACCTTCTGTCACAAATGCGATTCGGCCGTTGATAAACTTTCTCGAGTGTCTGGTGGAGGATGCCAGTGGTGGAAGTGGTGATAGTCGGGTGATGATTTCGTTCGATGAGAAGGATCCGTCGCAGGCGATCATGAAGTATCTGCTGTTGAATCCGGGTGGAAAGTTTGAGGATATCGTTCAAAGCTGTCGTTCG GTTGTGCTGGCCGGTGGTACGATGCAACCGACCGAAGAGCTGACGGAACAGGTATTTCGCAACTGCCGGGAGCGAGTAACGATTAAAAGCTATCCACACGTGGTGCCAAAAGATGCCGTCCTTCCGATCGCCCTTGGTCGAGGGCCGACCGGGAAAGAGTTTCTGttcaactacaacaacaagcaCAATGTGGAAATG CTCGACGAACTTCAGTCAACGTTGCTAAACATCGGCCAGGTTGTGCCGCACGGTGTGGTGGTGTTCTTCAGCTCGTACGACTTTCTCGACCTGTTCACCCGAAAGCTGGAAGAGTCGGGCAATCGGGCACGGCTGGAAGAGCGCAAGAAAGTGTTCCGTGAGCCGAAAACGTCCGGTCAGGTGGAGAAAACTCTGTCCGAGTACGGCCGGGCAGCACGATCGGCAACCGGGGCCATACTGTTCAGTGTGGTCGGGGGTAAGCTTAGCGAAGGGTTGAACTTTTCCGACCAGCTCGGGcgctgtgtggtggtggtggggttgCCCTATCCGAATCGTACCAGCCCGGAGCTGTGCGAACGGATGCGCTACCTGGATCGTAGTTTGGCCGGTGCCACGTCTGGTGCGTCCTCCGCCGGAAACGAGTACTATGAGAATCTTTGCATGAAAGCCGTCAATCAGTGCATTGGCCGTGCTGTGCGCCATATACGGGACTACGCTGCGGTGATACTGCTCGACACCCGGTACTGTACCGGCGAGCGCATCCGCCGAAAGCTGCCCGTGTGGATTTCGGAGCGAATGGAGTGCGCCGAACGGTACGGGCAGGCGCACGGGAAGTTGGTGAAGTTTTTCCGCGACCATAAAGCCAAACACGTGGAAGAAACTCAATGA
- the LOC120896176 gene encoding histone acetyltransferase Tip60 produces MDSEDAAQTIFDSASSLVEGCRLPVKMSGTNDWPLAEIISIREGSDRKCYYYVHYVDFNKRLDEWVTEEFLDMRKVQFPRKDGITTGQNTGVTTPKRLPPALTCSRPASPVQTPEITVNGGAVLEAALQKKISRKRKATSTENEDSEDVPSTPTPRQSGSMVAHHDDVVTRMKNVQLIELGRHRIKPWYFAPYPQEMCTMSCIYICEFCLKYRKSRKCLERHTKKCNLRHPPGNEIYRKSTISFFEIDGRKNKSYAQNLCLLAKLFLDHKTLYYDTDPFLFYVMTEYDTSGFHIVGYFSKEKESTEDYNVACILTIPPYQRKGYGKLLIEFSYELSKFEGKTGSPEKPLSDLGLLSYRSYWAQTILEILILQKPTGDNEKPQITINEICELTSIKKEDVISTLQILNLINYYKGQYIICINKETIDQHKKAMEKRKIRIDSKCLHWTPKDWSKRSKW; encoded by the exons ATGGATTCCGAAGATGCAGCACAAACAATTTTCGATTCGGCG TCCTCGCTGGTGGAAGGTTGCCGGTTACCGGTGAAAATGAGCGGGACGAACGATTGGCCACTAGCAGAAATTATCAGCATTAGGGAGGGATCGGATAGAAAATGCTATTACTACGTACATTATGTAGATT TTAACAAACGACTAGACGAATGGGTGACGGAGGAGTTTTTGGACATGCGGAAGGTACAGTTCCCCCGCAAGGACGGCATAACGACGGGGCAGAATACCGGCGTAACGACACCGAAACGATTACCTCCCGCGCTGACCTGCTCCCGGCCTGCCAGTCCCGTCCAGACGCCCGAAATCACGGTCAACGGTGGTGCCGTGCTCGAGGCGGCACTGCAGAAGAAAATCAGCCGCAAGCGGAAAGCGACCTCCACCGAAAACGAGGACTCGGAGGATGTGCCCTCGACGCCGACGCCGCGCCAGTCGGGCAGTATGGTGGCGCACCACGACGATGTGGTGACGCGCATGAAAAACGTGCAGCTGATCGAGCTCGGCCGGCACCGGATCAAACCGTGGTACTTTGCGCCCTACCCGCAGGAGATGTGCACGATGTCGTGTATCTACATCTGTGAGTTCTGTCTCAAGTACCGGAAGAGTCGCAAGTGTCTGGAGCGGCACACGAAAAAGTGCAACCTGCGCCATCCGCCCGGGAACGAGATCTATCGCAAGAGCACGATCAGCTTTTTCGAGATTGATGGgcggaaaaacaaaagctacgCTCAAAACCTCTGCCTGCTGGCGAAGCTGTTTCTCGACCACAAGACGCTGTACTACGACACGGATCCGTTCCTGTTCTACGTGATGACCGAGTACGACACGAGCGGGTTCCACATCGTCGGGTACTTCTCGAAGGAGAAGGAAAGCACGGAAGACTACAACGTGGCGTGCATATTGACTATTCCACCGTACCAGCGAAAAGGCTACGGAAAGCTACTAATAGAATTTA GTTACGAATTATCCAAGTTCGAAGGAAAAACGGGTTCACCGGAGAAGCCATTGTCCGATTTAGGTTTACTGTCGTACCGCAGCTATTGGGCGCAGACGATACTAGAAATATTAATCCTCCAAAAGCCAACCGGCGACAACGAAAAGCCACAAATAACGATAAA TGAAATATGCGAACTCACCAGTATAAAAAAAGAGGACGTCATCTCGACGCTGCAGATACTGAATCTAATAAACTACTACAAGGGCCAGTACATAATCTGCATCAACAAGGAAACGATCGACCAGCACAAAAAGGCGATGGAGAAGCGAAAGATTCGCATCGACTCGAAGTGTCTCCACTGGACGCCCAAGGACTGGTCGAAGCGATCGAAATGGTAG